In Amblyomma americanum isolate KBUSLIRL-KWMA chromosome 8, ASM5285725v1, whole genome shotgun sequence, the DNA window ttttatactgGTACGGTCGTCTGGAAACATATTAGAATGTGGCCCAACAGCTTTTGCGACAATAAAATAAAACGTTAAGCTGCACATGAATGCCACGCGACCTTCAAAAGAGACGCTGAGTGAAAAGGTCTAAGTTTACAGTGCCTGGCGCAACCTGATGCAGTGTCGCAAAATGGGCAAAAGTCGTTTGAACgcttccagtaaaaaaaaaaaaaaacagctttttattttcttctggcTACGCCAGTTAGTTTAGTTCAGTTTTCCACCGTAACCGGTTCAACTGCTCTATGATACGGCTCGATAGAGTACGTAAAAACCCGCAAAGGGCAGCAGACGACCCGACCTTGTTTTCGTCTGCACGCGTGTCCGACAACGACGGTGTTATCTGCACGGCTTAGTACCCTTACCGGCCGCTGGGCGCGCCCTATAAAAGGGTTCAACCAGGTGCTGAATGCCGGCATTTGCTGGCGCTCTGAGACCTTGAACAGCTCATTAGACCGAGCCGTTTATATACCTGTACTCAGTGGAAATCCGGACGCGACTGATATCGCCATGAACCTGCCAGCCGTAGCCGGCGTTGTAGCCATCTTGCTTGCTACAGCTGTGCTGTGTGACGCTACACGTAAGTCCGTGGGAAAACTCTACTGCTTGCCTTATGCTTGGGTCTCTGGTCTGTGCGGAGACAGGGCTCGTCTTTGTAAGAGAGGTTTTACAAATTTGCGCTAGTTTTCATAGCGTTAACTTATAAAATATTCTGAAATGGAGAGAAAGGCGAAATACAGGTGAGTGAAAAATGTAAAATAATGTAAGCGATATTAGTGAGAATGGCTAaattaagcagaaaaaaaaggaaagggttAAAGAGAACTGCCGTTCTCATCCAAGCCAGATGAAATAGCGTTGCCTCGGGTTTAcaaggctttttcttttttttcatcttgaTTAAATTAGAGCTTTGTGGTGTCTTCGATTTCCTGCCCTTTTGAACTGTTTTTCGAAGTGGCCCTTTGTCTTTAAACTCCTCGTGCAATGCCCTTTGCTTCTCTCCTCAGATATTCCATCGTTGTGTCCGTGCATGTCTTGTCAAGCGAGGTTTAGTTTCCCAACAGAGGTATCGTTCTCCCTCCGCGGTGCAGGCCCTGCCCCCAAGTGCGCAGAGGGCGAGGTGCTGAAGCACTGCCAGAGCAGCCGGTGCGCCGAGCTCAGCTGCGCCCACCCGGAGCCTCCCACGGCCTGCACCACGGACTGCGTCACGGGCTGCTTCTGCGCCGACGGCTTCTTCAGAAACAGCGCCAAGAAGTGCGTCCCCAGGGAGCAGTgctagaagggaagcatcctaacCATCCGCTggacggaaataaaaaaaaagtgctgctgaATACCGCATGCGTCTGCTGCCACTTTCCGATGCTTCGTCGACTGCGCAGGTCCAGGAGAGGGCTTTTTTCAATAGTAATTGCAtggtttctttcctttatgcagtAGCGGCGTGAAACACCTTCTTGGATACCTCTGGTAAGGTTGTCCGTCGTTGTGTAAATGTCGTAACCGAAGATTCCACATTTCACCTAATGTGTATCTAAAATGTATTCCATGTGAAAAGGAAGTGAGTGCTGTGGAGGATTTGCCATAAATGGTCGTGTGGTCGAGGTGCTTCTTGGCATTCGCTCGGAGCCGAAGGTGGGGCACAGACCTGGTTGTTGTCACTTTTTCACCCGGGGAGGAATAAACGTGCGggagatttttttttcgcctgcgtATTCATCACGACTGAAGCGAGGGGACTTGCGGCGCGAGCTGGAAATGTTTCGTGCAGCGGTGGCAAATACAATGAGATCAGGCCTCTTGGTGATTTAATTGAAGTTTATTTGCATCATATCACATCAAACTGGAAGCGTGAGGAAAACGTTGCCTCGAGGACAACTTTTGATGAGGTGGCCTAGCTCTTGGAGAGCCCGGGTGTAGGTTAAGCTTGATTGTGAGACCACGAATAGCTTCATGCTCTCGATCCAAAGCAGTGGGGAGCCCTGGTCGCAGGTAGGCAGCAGGGTCGTCATTGTCCGGATGGTCATGATACATATGGATAGGTCCCAAGGGCCAGTCAGAAACCACAGAAAAGGGTGTGTCATCCTTCGATCAAACGACTGGAAACCGGTGTTAGGCATATTAAAGGTGCCGAGGTCAATTTGGTATTGATGTAGAGCAAAACTTTCTCTTAGGCTAGCCGGCTCGTTACATCTGGTAGATTGAAGAAGTACAAAGTGCAGGATTTCTCGAGGAGAAGGAAGAGGAACACTTATTAGTACCAAAGAGATTATAGAGCTCGATCCAATGGTTGAGTGGGTGGCTCCCTCATTCCAGGACTCCACTGACCACGGCTGCTCGACGAACTTGCTGGGCGAGCGCTTCTTGTCCCGCCAGGGCATCACCGGACAGTTGtacctcccaccgctcaaatgaTGTGCTAGGCGTCTTTAAGTGTTGGGGTTTGCACTCACACCCTCGCGAGATGTAGAAGTATGTGGGACGAGCGTCGGCGCATCAGGGGCACACGCCAAGAAATGTTACTGAGCACATCTTTCTGTGTCTGTCTAGGATTGGGAATGGCTTTATTTGAATAACTCTGAGAGCTACGGCGTCTTCAGTGCTGAGCTCTTTGTGAGAGTGAGGGATAATGCTGCGTTTAAGCCGCTGGATCTTGATGTGCTCGCCGTAGATGAATGAGAGGGGCACGAAAGTAAAAGGTGGGGATTGATCGGACGATTGGTTTTCCCCGCTCGGTTGGTTAACGCTCGAAGTAAGGCGCTTCGCCCTTCCGTTATCCTCCAGTCTCGCGTGGCTCGGCTTCCACGTGATATGATCGTATTCCGCTAGCTTTGCACACAGTATTTGAGCCGCCAGCAGCATTGTTCGCCCGCTGGTAAAGTTTCGGCAGGCCTGTTGCGAGTCGGTGACGGCGTCAACTTGCCTACGCACCCTGTCGTGGTGCTTGATGACCAGCGCTGCGGTATGGTAAAGGGGGATGTGTAACGGGCACTTTCTCCTTGTGATCATCCCATTAGTGCTGTTTCAACAAACCGCCATGGCAATGCCACCTCATCACTGTGTTTTGATCACAGTGGTATCAGTCAGCAGCACTTTCGAGCGTCATTTAGCACAAGTTGGAAAACCCCAGCTTTCCGAGGATCTTTGAACACGGCTCTGTGAAGCTGAGGGTAGGACAAACGATTACGGTGGTGGCAGTGGTGTTCGCCACCCAGCTCCTCGAATGCACACGGAGGGTTGGAAGCGGTTATTGAGCAGGCGCCATTGAAGCCTTTGACCTGTCAGAAGAAATATCTGACTTATCAGGAATGCAATACTTGCCTGACATTTTCTGGGGGAAATCTGTCGCTTTTGTGACGTCTCGTAGCCCCCCACTTGCAGTAGTTGCAAGGAATCTGTGACAGAAGGCATCCTCTTGTATGCACAGGGGATTTTTCGCATTTCTTCGCTAAAAAATTTCTTTCTCGGGAGGGAGGTCGGGGGATGCCGCAAGCCTTGCACCCACCGTATGTAATCCCCATGAGCTATAAGGCGGGTTGTTTTTGCGGAGTAAAGGTCATACACGAACAGGTCGATACGCGCTCAAAAAGTTTATTGACTATTACGCCTTTAACGTAAGCTGTTATGAATGGCTCTGTTTTCATCATGAAAATTCGCACATACTGGAGGGCTGCTAAAACTTACCACCAGGAAGGCCCGGCGACGCCAAGCTTCACAGCAATCGTATCAAGCCCAGAAAGTACATAAAAAACGTACACGCGATAAACGATGTTTACGTTCGGCTCGAGAGATCAACGTCGCGGGTTGAATTCAGTGCCAAATTGGTGCATGCTAATGGCAGCGGaatccaaaaaagaaaaagtttgtttACTGCAGTTTCTGTCTGAAAGTCTATGAAACTAACACGGATCGCCCGACTAAGGGGCCCTTCATAACCGGTAGTGTTGATCGGGCATGTCTAAAAACCAAATAGCTCTAAAAATATTAGCGCACGTTTAAAACGCAAACAAATACTCAAGCACGCACGCATGCCCTCAAGACGCTCATAAAAACACAAATGCGAAAGATCGCGAAGCGAAAGCGAGGCGTAACAAGCAATAAATCCTAAAATCTCAGGTTTCGCAACACCGGTCGTCCAGCGGCGCGTCGTAAAAGACCCTCATTAATTTAATCGCCAGCCACGATCGAGCCCCGGCAGCTTCTCTCCTCTCTTATCATCGCCGACTCCAGTGTCGTGCTTCagattccctcctcctcctctccactcctcGTGACTGCACGCAGCTCAGCATCGAAGGCCGCCGCAACTTTTCAAAGTCAGCCTTTCCCGCGCGCGTGggttcttcctctttttttttttcagctgaccTTGCCTCCGAATGCTCACAGCGTGCTGCTCATCGACAGCTCGCCGCAGCACGAACAGCAGCGGAGAGGAGACGGATGTGTTTTCAATTAGACGCAACGCGCTAGCACGGGATTTCCTTGAAGACTGCGAAACCCATGCCTTCGTCCTGTGCATCCTCTTTATCGGCTCTTCGCACATGCGTGCCGCGTGTGGTGGTTGCATACGGGCTTGCGTGACCGTCGCGGAAGCAGATAGGGTTTCTGCAAGGAGCGTACTTGCAGGTCTGCAGCTTTTGGACTGAAAGGCCCCCACGAGAAAGTCGGTgtggaatgtgttgttttccgaATCGGCGCTGACACAACTGCCTGAGCTCGAGAAGGACAAAAAAGGAGCATCGGACCTGTGATTTCTGCAGAAGAACTGTGGGTGTTGTAGGAGGGTGCGAAGAGTGCAGACATGAAAGCCCTGCGCATCGCCCTCGCTGTCCTGGTACTGGCAGCCTGCGAAGTCATTGCGCATCCTGGTAAGTCTGTCGAAAGAAAGAAGTGTATTATGGTTTTTGATGCATGCTTTGcaaaccgttgtgtttagataAATATATTGCAAAACCTTTTCCGCGAAAGCTTTCCACTTCAAGATGAAGACAGTGAAGTACCTGTGGTTTGAGAATTATAATTACTATGACACTATTAAAAATGAAATTTAGGACAGCGCCTTCTTCAATGCAGTTCCATCGTGTTTAGTGCTTTTTTCATGTTTAGATAATTTAAGTGCACGAGGTAGTTTAATTTCTCGGCATAAATGCATCTACAGGTCACTTCAGAGTGGATAGTGCTTATGAAAGCCTGTCATGAGCGTCTTCTTGAAACTATTTTTTACGAAACTTCTTTTAGTGTTTAAAAAACGCATTCTTAGAAAAGTGTTGAAGCGCCGGGTGTGGATATTTCAGAACACCAGCAGTGGGGCGAACAAAAGAATTTTCTTGAAAAAACTACCTGAGATCGAGAATCCTATACCGTTATCTTTAAATTCTGGAAGAAGCGAAATTAACGCTTAAATACATTTTGCATATTGCTCTAATTTCTTCGTATTGGTATGGGAAAAGCCACAGACTGCAAACTAAACTCATATCTAAGAATACAAAATAAGGCACTAAGGACTATTGCTAAAATGCCCTTGGTACAATCTACCCCAGCTGAGCAACATTCGCACAGGTTGACGCGCGGGTATATTGTAAACAATACACGAGGAAATAAACTCCTAAAACAACCCAgactctgagggacgccgtagtagaaggctccagataattttgaccaactagggttctttaacgtgctttgacatcgcatagtacatgggcctctagcagtTCACCtgcaccgaaatgcgaccgccgcggtcgggaccgCGCCCGCgactttcggatcagcagctgagcgccataaacagtgagccaccccggcggctatACCATTTATATTCGAATTCTATTCCATTTACGTTCTAATTATATTCTATTTCTTTGTGGTTGGTGGAATTTTAGGTACTACACTGCTGACTATTATTAAAATTTCGTATTTTCTCGCCCTTGATCACGTCACACCGCTTACACAAATCGTGTTTTCTAACGCCGCTACTTTTTGGGAGATGCCGGGTTTTCGTGCCGATTAGCCATGTTTCACATTATTAACTTTCAGCTTTCGGACATGAGTGCATTCTttggttcttgttttttttaaataattatgTGATTATTGTTTGATTTAtgaagtttaacgtcctaaaacaactcaggctacgagggacgccgtagcggaggactccagataatttcgacccccaggggatctttaacgtgcactgacatcgcacagcacacgggcaccttttgcgtttcgggTTCCGCGAAACGCGGTAACCTCGACCGAATTATTATCCGCTGAGGAAAAGCTTACAGGTGTAATCGAGGCCGTGGTGGTCGCGTTTCAAAACAGGCGGAATGCAAAAACGCTAAAGTAGGGATATTTGGGTGACCGTTAAAGACTTCCGGTAGTTAAAATTGATTCGTAGCCCTCTGATGCAATGAACTTCACACACTGCAAAGCGTTGCTTGTTCACCAACTAATCAATCACTCAGCGCATGTAGGCACAAGTTCTAACCTTGGGTTTGCAGAAGACTCCTGCCAGTTACCGTTCATGGAGCCTTgacttggaggctaacaaaaaggcttggaattaaactgaggacaacgcaACCGACTGGTGAAGAAAAATGAAAGTGTTAACgttaagagagaaagagagaagtgTGTACTTGAGGGCAACCAAGAGTCAGTACTATTATATAGCTAAAATCAACATAAGAGAATGAGATTAGCCGGTATACAGGCAGTGCGTGTAACAGATTAGCGGCGGTATGTTAGGGTAACAGACTCGACTCGAAAGGAAGGAAAGCGTAGcctagtatagtatagtatagtatagtatagtatagtatagtatagtatagtatagtatagtatagtatagtatagtatagtacagcATAGCGTAGTATAATATTGTATAGTACAGTATAGTATAGTGTAGTACCCTTAGAAGTAATGAACTGCTATGAACGCCTTATAATGGAGTAAACGTTTGTCCCAAATTTGGCTATCTTTTTCACAATCGGTGCACTACTCCCAGCCAGAGCGTAGAGCATACACCCTGCAGGAGTGGAGATAATCCTGTTACTACAAAACTTTAGCGAAAAAAAATCACAGGCGATCACGCGAAGCGATTGCGATAAATTTGCGTTAGCAGTACAACGTTCCCACTGGAGTGTGGAGGTGGGAGGAGTTTCGTCTTTTCTCGAACTTAAGTACTCAAGTGCATACCTTCGCTGAATGGTACTTATTTGGAACCTTTGCTCCGGTGTATCGCTCTTTTCCGGCCGCTGAAATGGAGACTTTAAGTTCTGCAGAATAAGTGATGGAAGTATTTTGCGAGGTATGCTGGTAACAGGTGGCCATAGCCCAGCTGCATTATACAAGCGAAGACAATACTATCATTATGTATTTAAACCGTAGAGGGCGTGCGCAGGCAGTTACACTCCCTGCCGTACTCTGTCGAAGGAAGCCTTTTACTCTCTAGGACACTTTAGATGGAGTAAATAGCTTATAAAGAGAGTACAACAGCCAGTTTACTCTTTTTGAGAGGTTTTGTTTTTAGAGTGCGTAGACAGAAAAACGGGGCGGGGAGATGAAGCAATTCGCGTGGTTTAGGGTGACTGATTGTTTTATTCTTGAACCTGATGTAGAAAACGTGTAAGCGCTCTTCCGAAGATAAGCCGCAAGGAAGTTATGGCTCAACGAGAACAGTGAGCGCAGGAGCAACACAAATGACCGATACAAGCACCGAGTGCAGGCGGAatagagataaaacatttatgcgAAATTAGCTGTATAAATGGAAGTGAAACCTTTGGAACGAATGTGGAGTGTACAATTCGTAGGAAACCGAAAATGTAAGAAAAGAAAGGATTCATTTCTTAACCAGAGGCTTTAAGGACAAAGACAGCTACAGTGCACTCTAGTTCGAACCCGCTTAATCAGAGCTATACCGGTCTATTCGAACCGACCCGCCAAAACAAAGACTCCGATTAGTTTGAACTTGTCCAATTTGAGAAAATTTTGTTTCTCTCGAGTTCAAAACATCGAGAGCAGCCTATAGTTCTACCGCAGCGAAAACTAATGTTTATCATGAGCTGGCTGCGACATGCGCAGAACAGGGCTAACTAGAGATCACTGGGAAATGCCTTTCCCACTGAGAAAAGCTTTATGATGCAATAACTTCATTGAGGCTTTGTCGTACAAATGTCATACTATGTGCACGATATTGTATGATATGCGCATGACAAATGTACGGTTTTGTGAGAAGAAATGACGTTAGCTTCATGCTCCTTGATAATTGTACGATATCTGTATAACAAACCGTTCgaggttattgcatcataaaTCTTttgaaggcgaaagcctttcttgtcTCATGAATGGcgcggacggaagttgtagacagaaGATGTAGATGGAAGCTGTCCGCGCGAACCGTCAATCATAAGTtgcgtggtaaataaaacaaatatgtaaaagttgattaagcaaccgTTCTTAGGCAACATGTACGTATTGAAATCGAAAAACTAGAAATTGaaagagaacaaaaataaaagcaaacaaataaaagataaaaaattACAGCAAATAAAGTAATATGAAAAATGAAGGGAAAAAGAGGAGAGGGAATGGCTTTCCCATTTGCGGTCATAACcggacttaagtgcaatcctgtaattttttcacTAGGTTTAGTCCTGAAGAAGACGTAACGTATTTGTCGATGTTGATGATTGCTATTAATTGATTGATCCTTACATGCGCAGAGGGTGGAGGCGGCGTCAGCGAACAGTCCCTGCCGTCTTGCGGACCCGGCGAGGTGTTCAAGGAGTGCGAGAGCACGTCGTGCGGCG includes these proteins:
- the LOC144100837 gene encoding chymotrypsin-elastase inhibitor ixodidin-like, with the translated sequence MKALRIALAVLVLAACEVIAHPEGGGGVSEQSLPSCGPGEVFKECESTSCGELSCAQPEPTDECSRDCAYQCFCVRGLYRNSLGICVPLSQCERPPATKA
- the LOC144100005 gene encoding ixochymostatin-like codes for the protein MNLPAVAGVVAILLATAVLCDATRPAPKCAEGEVLKHCQSSRCAELSCAHPEPPTACTTDCVTGCFCADGFFRNSAKKCVPREQC